Genomic segment of Chroococcidiopsis sp. TS-821:
TTGGAGGACTCGACGCTCTAAATTGCTGAGCATCGTTTCTAACTGCTGAATTTCTGCTTCTAAACCGTGACGCTCTTGAGGAGAAAGATTGAGTTTTGTAACTAAATTGTGGAGTGTATTTTTTGCTTGTTGATAATTTAGTTCGGCTTGAATCTCTGTGACGCTAGAAATTGCCCGCTCTAATTCTGCATCATCGCAATCCTCTAAAAGCGAAGCCAAGCTTTCGCCAAGCGATTCTGATGTTTGCTGGCGCTGCTCTAAACTTTGAGACAATTTGTTTCTATCAGCAGTGGGATCGGGCGATGCAAAAGTCAAGTGGCTTACCTCCAAGTATCGCAAGTATCAGCAGTTGCGGAATGCTTCATCTCGATCCTAATCATCTTTGAAAGCAAAAGGTTGTTCGGTTGTTTCACCTCCCTTAGGAGGTGTAGAAAAAGTTGATCTTTGATTCCTGATTTCGGCTTTCTCTAAAACGATCTACCCTAGGAAGTGATCTAAATTTATATCTTTGTATCTTTGTTGTGAGTTGTCACCTATAGGCAAAATGGAAAGTTAGTCATTTAATCGTTCTTGTCGAAGTTGGGAAGCAAAGGATTGTGAGTCGTAAGCGATTACCTGAAACTACTGCCCATGTTAGGATTACACGACAATCCTGGCAATTTGGCTACTTAGAAGGAGAAGTGCGAGCCGGCGATTTTGAATGGCAGTTTCAATGGTGCTTTCGGCGCGGAGAATTGTCTGTCAAACCTTCTCAAGGTCGCGCGCTTATCAAAGAACCGTTAGGACGTTTTCTAGAACAGAAAGATTATCAACTCGAACCAGGAGGAGATTACGCCTTTACGATTCGTGCAGAGCTTTAGGAGGGATAAGCAGAAAGTGATTAGTGACTAGTGGTTAGTGAATGGTTTTGAATTATAGAAAATTTTCTCGCTTTTTACTCTTGCTGGACATTGGGCACTTAAAACTTGTAACTTCACGACTCAAAATTCAAAACACTCATTGTGCTAACCGATTGAGATATCTTTCGATTAACAAAATGGCGACAATATCATCGATGGGTTTTGGTGGTTGACGTAAACCGCGTGGGATGAGTTGTTGCAATCCGCGGGGAGGAAACATTTGCCAGTAGCGATCGCGCGCTTCTAAGCTTGTATACCGTTCGTCAACCATGATAATTGATGGCGGTTCGGACAGTTCTTGCTCTAGTTGTTGTTTCCAGTTTTTAGCAGTAGTTTGATCCCCGATAACGATTAATGAAATAGGAAATTGTTGACGAAGTTGTTTAATTGTGGCGATCGCTGCTGTTGCCGAGATAACTTGATGATAGTACAGTTGACGGTCTAATCCCATCACTGCTATTCCACACTTGTCGCGCCCTGGATCAAACCCTAAAATAGCTGGCTGCATCGATAAAAACCTTCTTCTGAAAAGTCGAGAATCAGAGGTCTGAGGTTTGGAAATTAACAGTGTTTTAATTCATAAGGAAACGCGAACGACTTTTTTACCAACGCGCAGCAATCGAGACAATCATCTGCTTCCCGACCTCCAACCTCTTCTCTTAGGTACGAAATATGACTTGTCCATTTTGCGTTGCTAACAATTCAACTTTCAAAGGTCCAGCAGTGTAAGTCACCTCTGCTGCTACTGCTTGAATTTCAACGGCTTGATTGTATTGTTTGAGTTGCTCGATAAAACCAATCAATGTTTCAATTCGATTATCTCCAATTTGGATGGTATCGCCTAGAATACCTGCTCTTTGGGCGCGAAAATTAGAAGCTCCTAAAAGAAGTTCGACCCGCTGTCGAAGTTCAGTGTCTGACATAGTCGCAGGATTAGCAGAAATTGCGGCTAAGACATCACCAGGACGAAAAACAACTTGATTTTGAGCCGCATCAGCGATCACTTGTACGGATCTTTCTCCCAAAACATAATTACCTGCTGATATAATTCGAACAACGTAGTCACGTCCATCATTAATCTGCGCAATAAGTTGGTCAACTTGCGCAGGCGAGATATTGACGACTTGCTCATTGACGTGTTCGATACCAGGTTGAGTAAATCGCAGCGCTACTCGATTTGCTTCTCCCAAGAGTTGATCGACAGCTTGACGCGCAGCTTTGGGATCGACAATCCGCACAACTCCACCAGCTAAAACTTGACCGCGAAACAACGCCACATTTCCACGCCGCAGTACTTGTAGGTTTCTTTCAAGGTTTTGTGCTTCTTGTTCGAGATAGTTTTGTTGAATTTCTAATTGTTTAAGGCGGCTTTCGCGCTGGGCAATCACGCGATCGCGTTGCGTAATACTTTCATCAAGTTTAGCAATTTCGCGATCGCGCTGGCTAATTTGTGCTTTGAGTTGATCGCGTTGTTCGACTAATTGCTGTAATTCAGATTGTACTTGTTGAATTTCGGCGCGTAATTCGCGCGCGCGTTGCGAGACTGTTCTCAACCTTGCTTGCGCTTGCTGAAACTGTGCAGAAACTTGATTTAACTTTTCTTGGGTTTGATTGAGTCGGGCTTGTGTTTGCGACTGTTGGACTTGGGTGCGGTTAAGTTGCGCTTGCGTTTGTGCTTGTTGTGTTCGTGCGGCTTGTAGCGATTCATTGATGGCTTCTAAACGTTGTTGCGCTTCGGCTTCGCGTCGTTGAGCTTCTCGCTGCTCGGCTCTTCGTTCGGCTCTTGCTTGAGCGAGTTCCTGTTGAACTTGTGTTTTTTCTTGAGTTGTTGCTTCGAGTTGTTGACGCGTGGCTTCGAGTTCCTGGCGTCTGTCGCGCAGTTCGCTTTGAATTTCTTCGAGTTCAAACACGCCAGTACGCAGTCGTTCATCTGCTGCAAATAAGATTGCTAACGTCGAAGCTGAAATGATACTTCCTGTCAAAATCGTAATTAATACCGCGGTGTTACGCGGACGCAGATTAAATAAGCTTAAGCGTGCTTTACCAACTCGCGTACCAAGGCGATCGCCCACCGTTGCGATTACGCCTCCTAAAATCAAAATCGATGCAATTAAAATGTATCCGGTGGTCATTTTTAGCTTTTTGTTACCCCTCCAGATACAGCCTACTACCTTTTAGAAGTAAGTTAAGTTCAGTCAAGAATTTGAGAGAAAATTACAGTTGCTAGTGGCTAGTTACTAGCGCTACTAACCACTTTTCCAATCGCTCAACTAAACTGTTGACTTAGCGCTACTGGATTATGTACGGTAATTTTCTTCTTGTGTATAGAAATCATGTTTTCCTGACGCAAGTCTCCGAGCAGTCGCGTGACAGTGACGCGTGTTGAACCAATGGCTTCAGCGATCGCCTGATGCGATAGCTTCAAGTCGATTGTGATCCCGTCTGCATTGGGAACGCCAAAGTCGCGACACAAAATTAACAAAAAGCTGACTAAACGCGAACCCATATCGCGGTGTGCTAAGGTTTCAATCATCATTTCTGTTTGCAAGATCCTTGATGATAAGCCACGCAGCATCAACATTGATAATTCGGGATTATCTTTTAACGATTGCTCGACTTGTTCTATCGGTGCTGATAACAATTCGACGGGTGTAAACGCGACAGCGTGATAAAACCGATCGGAACGGTTCCCCGTCAGCAGTGACAAAACCCCAAAAACACTGTTCTCGCGCAGTAGCGCTACCGTGATTTCCTCTCCCGCTTCATAAACGCGCGAAAGCTTCACCGCACCTTTAATAAGAAAATAAACTCGTTCTGCTGGATCGCCAGGAAAAAATATCGTTTTACCTCGTTCAAAAGTTTCCACAACTGGTGGAAATGAGCCAGCGCCCACTTGACGAAATACAGCTGCTAACGGTCTATCTTGCGTCACGACCATATATCCTTGCCCTTACCGATGCTCGAAAGCCTACACCAATTCAACACATTCCACACGCGAGTTTGAGACTTTAAATCAATTAAGCCGACTTGCATTCGGGATTTTGTAGTCTAGTTTACATAAAATCTAAAATTACAAATTCCCTGTCTTAAATCAAGACTTTAGACTAATTTACATACAATTCGTTCAACTACTACTAGTTAGCATAACTTGTCAACCTCTTAAGTGAGAAACTAAGCTTTTACAAGGAAATGTGTGCCATTTTCTTTGTTCGTTACGGTGAATGCAAATCATCCGTGAAAGTTAGAGCTGTAAAAAAGCTCCTGAATTTTCCCACCTGTGAGAAACTAAAGTAGTTGGGAAGCTTTCTACCTCGTTCTCAATTCTGGAGGATGAAAACAAGGAGAATGTTTCTTTGAAGGGTTGAAAGGCAAATCTAAGCTTTTGAGGTTTGATATAAGCGATGTACGCACGAGCCATCGCCCTAAAAAAGCTTCCCAGATTCCAGTATCCTCAAGAAGGTTGCATAAGTTAACTACCATGCTAGATTTAACTGGAAAAAATGCTTTAGTAACGGGCATTGCTAACAATCGCTCGATCGCCTGGGGAATTGCTCAACAACTGCACAAAGCAGGAGCCAACATTGGTGTAAGTTACCTTCCGGATGAAAAGGGCAAGATGGAAAAAAAAGTAGCGGAACTTGTTGAACCGCTCAACCCTAGCTTATTTGTTCCCTGCGATGTCCAAAATGAGGCACAGATTCAGTCTACCTTTGCAGCAATTCAAGAAAAATGGGGCAAACTTGATATTTTGATTCATTGTCTGGCGTTTGCCAATAAAGAAGATTTAAGCGGAGAGTTTAGCAATACCTCGCGGGCTGGATTTGCCAAAGCTTTAGAAATTAGCACCTATTCGCTTATTCAGTTGAGCGCAGCTGCCAAGCCTTTGATGACAGAAGGTGGAAGTATTTTGACATTGACTTATTTAGGCGGCGATCGCGTTGTCCCCAACTACAACGTCATGGGAATTGCCAAAGCGGGATTAGAAATGAGTGTCCGCTATCTAGCATCAGAACTTGGTCCGCAAAATATTCGCGTCAATGCGATTTCTGCAGGTCCTATCCGAACGCTTGCTTCTTCAGCCGTTGGTGGTATTTTGGAGATGATTCACCATGTCGAAGAAGTTGCACCTTTGCGGCGTACCGTGACTCAATTAGAAGTCGGTAATGCAGCCGCTTTTTTGTGTAGCGACCTCGCAAGCGGGATCACCGGACAAATTTTGTATGTCGATGCAGGCTACGAAATTATGGGGATGTAGTTAAATTAGCATTGTGGGGAAGCAGGCATCTCGCCTGCCGTTCGCAAAATTGTAGCATGGTATTAGAGTTGTTCTTGTTAATTTTGACTCCATGCAGTTAAGCGATCCTCCAGAGCGGGGCGACACCCTACAACAAATCTCCAACATTGCCGTAGCGCGAACAGCTTCGATTCACCGCACTACCGGCGAAACGGATGTCCAAGTGAATTTAAATCTTGACGGTACAGGCAAGTGTACAGCAGCAACGGGCATACCGTTTCTTGACCATATGCTGCATCAAATCGCGTCACATGGTTTAATTGACTTAGATGTCCGCGCAACAGGCGATCTCGAAATTGACGATCACCATACCAACGAGGATGTTGGTATTACTCTGGGACAAGCGCTCAACAAAGCATTAGGCGATCGCAAAGGAATAGTTCGTTTTGGTAACTTTCTCGCGCCTTTAGATGAAGCTTTGGTACAAGTGGCGCTAGACTTCTCAGGACGCCCTCATCTCAGCTACGGCTTACAAATTCCAACTCAACGCGTAGGTACGTACGACACTCAACTCGTGCGGGAGTTTTTTGTGGCGATCGTCAACCACAGTCAAATGACACTCCACATTCGCCAACTTGATGGTATCAACTCGCACCATATCATCGAAGCTACATTTAAAGCTTTTGCCAGAGCAATGCGCATGGCGCTAGAAATTGATCCCCGACGTGCAGGAACAATTCCTAGTTCAAAAGGAGTTTTATGACGCTTAGTACCCTGATTGAATCGAGTGGAAGAGTGTAATTGAGGAGCGTCTTCACTCAACACTCACCATTGAGAAATTATAACTATCTATCTCCTCTGCACCTGAAGCTTCCTCTGCTTCTTCAACTCTCTGACTCCTTCTTTGACACGGGGGTTACACATCCTAGG
This window contains:
- the fabI gene encoding enoyl-ACP reductase FabI; translated protein: MLDLTGKNALVTGIANNRSIAWGIAQQLHKAGANIGVSYLPDEKGKMEKKVAELVEPLNPSLFVPCDVQNEAQIQSTFAAIQEKWGKLDILIHCLAFANKEDLSGEFSNTSRAGFAKALEISTYSLIQLSAAAKPLMTEGGSILTLTYLGGDRVVPNYNVMGIAKAGLEMSVRYLASELGPQNIRVNAISAGPIRTLASSAVGGILEMIHHVEEVAPLRRTVTQLEVGNAAAFLCSDLASGITGQILYVDAGYEIMGM
- a CDS encoding pre-16S rRNA-processing nuclease YqgF — protein: MQPAILGFDPGRDKCGIAVMGLDRQLYYHQVISATAAIATIKQLRQQFPISLIVIGDQTTAKNWKQQLEQELSEPPSIIMVDERYTSLEARDRYWQMFPPRGLQQLIPRGLRQPPKPIDDIVAILLIERYLNRLAQ
- the ntcA gene encoding global nitrogen regulator NtcA → MVVTQDRPLAAVFRQVGAGSFPPVVETFERGKTIFFPGDPAERVYFLIKGAVKLSRVYEAGEEITVALLRENSVFGVLSLLTGNRSDRFYHAVAFTPVELLSAPIEQVEQSLKDNPELSMLMLRGLSSRILQTEMMIETLAHRDMGSRLVSFLLILCRDFGVPNADGITIDLKLSHQAIAEAIGSTRVTVTRLLGDLRQENMISIHKKKITVHNPVALSQQFS
- the hisB gene encoding imidazoleglycerol-phosphate dehydratase HisB; the encoded protein is MQLSDPPERGDTLQQISNIAVARTASIHRTTGETDVQVNLNLDGTGKCTAATGIPFLDHMLHQIASHGLIDLDVRATGDLEIDDHHTNEDVGITLGQALNKALGDRKGIVRFGNFLAPLDEALVQVALDFSGRPHLSYGLQIPTQRVGTYDTQLVREFFVAIVNHSQMTLHIRQLDGINSHHIIEATFKAFARAMRMALEIDPRRAGTIPSSKGVL
- a CDS encoding DUF3146 family protein, whose product is MSRKRLPETTAHVRITRQSWQFGYLEGEVRAGDFEWQFQWCFRRGELSVKPSQGRALIKEPLGRFLEQKDYQLEPGGDYAFTIRAEL
- a CDS encoding DUF3084 domain-containing protein translates to MTTGYILIASILILGGVIATVGDRLGTRVGKARLSLFNLRPRNTAVLITILTGSIISASTLAILFAADERLRTGVFELEEIQSELRDRRQELEATRQQLEATTQEKTQVQQELAQARAERRAEQREAQRREAEAQQRLEAINESLQAARTQQAQTQAQLNRTQVQQSQTQARLNQTQEKLNQVSAQFQQAQARLRTVSQRARELRAEIQQVQSELQQLVEQRDQLKAQISQRDREIAKLDESITQRDRVIAQRESRLKQLEIQQNYLEQEAQNLERNLQVLRRGNVALFRGQVLAGGVVRIVDPKAARQAVDQLLGEANRVALRFTQPGIEHVNEQVVNISPAQVDQLIAQINDGRDYVVRIISAGNYVLGERSVQVIADAAQNQVVFRPGDVLAAISANPATMSDTELRQRVELLLGASNFRAQRAGILGDTIQIGDNRIETLIGFIEQLKQYNQAVEIQAVAAEVTYTAGPLKVELLATQNGQVIFRT